Proteins found in one Moritella sp. Urea-trap-13 genomic segment:
- the gpM gene encoding phage terminase small subunit: MNNGLITVSSLFPNREFFEMSIVKRNQRKTHAAIIGVDMASGPDQSVSVKVKQGKVIEVEPSRAQGIMEEFDFFKAAMDSDLAQLKKFSHMEDKIAYKAQAIENHEYLDYLRRYQAQGTNHQNMVLAWVVIWLVDLGHWKTAFDFLPLLMTQNQRLPGRFSTQDWPTFLIDQLYDEGAKHLSQGRDAVERSQVIHLFTQFIHLLDTYQWRLSELIGGKLYAMAAKLEQSVFNLGNAYSYGVKATALNDKAGVKKMVREIAKTIGKETDL, encoded by the coding sequence ATGAATAACGGGCTTATCACGGTAAGTTCGTTATTCCCAAACAGAGAGTTTTTTGAAATGAGCATAGTCAAACGAAATCAACGTAAAACCCATGCCGCTATTATCGGTGTTGATATGGCCAGCGGTCCTGATCAATCAGTCTCAGTAAAAGTGAAGCAGGGCAAGGTTATTGAAGTAGAGCCAAGCCGCGCCCAGGGCATTATGGAAGAGTTTGATTTTTTCAAAGCGGCCATGGATTCCGACCTTGCTCAACTTAAAAAGTTTTCTCATATGGAAGACAAAATAGCATACAAAGCGCAGGCGATTGAGAACCACGAGTATCTGGATTATTTACGCCGTTATCAAGCGCAAGGCACTAACCATCAGAACATGGTGTTGGCTTGGGTGGTGATTTGGCTTGTTGACCTTGGACACTGGAAAACTGCCTTTGATTTTCTACCTTTGTTAATGACGCAAAACCAACGTTTACCTGGTCGCTTTAGTACGCAAGATTGGCCGACGTTTTTGATTGATCAACTCTATGACGAAGGCGCTAAACACTTAAGCCAAGGGCGTGACGCAGTCGAGCGTAGCCAAGTGATCCACTTATTCACTCAGTTTATCCACTTGCTCGATACGTACCAATGGCGGTTAAGCGAATTGATTGGCGGCAAGCTATACGCTATGGCAGCCAAGTTAGAACAAAGCGTATTTAACCTGGGTAATGCCTATTCCTACGGGGTGAAAGCCACCGCGTTAAACGACAAAGCAGGCGTTAAAAAAATGGTCAGAGAAATAGCCAAGACCATTGGTAAAGAAACGGACCTTTAG
- a CDS encoding terminase large subunit domain-containing protein, with protein sequence MKPRTPRYTPEIIKTARDHYVFGGLTFDEIAEMDGMPSARSLRRWADDGSWNELCPSLNAETAIARRIVLLADREDKSEADYKELDFLTKQQCALNQSRLPSVGITKKYGNTPAAAAPENEQTSERSSKSKKRQKKIKNDVSSITKEMLDTLKDNLLYPHQLHWFEHQDYRSRFILKPRQIGATFYFAFEAFYDAIVNGRNKIFISASRDQAEIFKANIIALCREQFGIELSGSPLTMRNKGKTTTLYFKSTNARTAQSASGDLYIDEVFWIPKFKELRGLAQAMATHKDFRITYFSTPSVTSHEAYDLWNGRWYRKTKACNDPEFAIDVSHKALKNGRLCDDGIWRQKLDVYDVVKQGFDRIDISMLENEYSKEEFDNLFMCKFIDDAHSAFSLKQLMACVGNSKKWTDFDPTWSRPYAMKPVVIGFDPARTRDIASVVVLSLPLGPDDKFRLLESLNLSGNDFETMASEIKELTLKYHVVHIGVDTTGMGLGVFELIQKFFPLAMPIHYNPHNKNKMVIKALNVIGKGRFEFDEGSVMVASSFINIRKKVVGDQISYATNRTAATGHADIAWAIMHAMIYEPLSGDCSSTRTSIGLDAA encoded by the coding sequence ATGAAACCGAGGACTCCCCGATATACACCCGAAATCATTAAAACGGCGCGTGACCATTATGTGTTTGGTGGGCTGACGTTTGATGAAATTGCAGAAATGGACGGTATGCCGAGTGCCCGTTCTTTACGACGTTGGGCGGATGATGGCAGCTGGAATGAACTGTGCCCGTCACTGAATGCCGAGACAGCGATTGCAAGACGCATTGTGTTATTGGCAGACCGTGAAGATAAAAGCGAAGCAGATTACAAAGAACTGGATTTTCTGACCAAACAGCAATGCGCGTTAAATCAATCTCGTTTACCCAGTGTCGGCATCACTAAAAAATACGGTAATACGCCTGCAGCTGCCGCGCCCGAAAATGAACAAACCAGTGAGCGAAGCAGTAAAAGTAAGAAACGTCAGAAGAAGATTAAAAATGATGTGTCCAGTATCACCAAAGAAATGCTCGATACACTCAAAGACAACCTGCTCTACCCGCACCAATTACACTGGTTTGAACATCAAGATTACCGCAGCCGGTTCATATTAAAACCGCGTCAGATTGGCGCGACTTTCTACTTTGCCTTTGAAGCCTTTTATGATGCGATAGTGAATGGTCGTAACAAGATCTTCATTTCAGCATCACGGGACCAGGCGGAGATATTCAAAGCCAACATTATTGCCTTGTGTCGTGAACAATTTGGTATTGAGTTAAGCGGCTCACCGCTAACCATGCGTAACAAAGGCAAGACAACCACACTGTATTTCAAATCAACCAATGCCCGCACAGCACAATCGGCATCCGGTGATTTGTATATCGATGAAGTGTTTTGGATCCCGAAGTTTAAAGAGTTACGCGGTCTTGCCCAGGCGATGGCCACCCATAAAGACTTTCGTATTACCTATTTCAGTACGCCATCGGTGACCAGCCATGAAGCTTATGACTTGTGGAATGGTCGCTGGTACCGAAAAACCAAAGCCTGTAATGATCCCGAGTTTGCCATCGATGTTAGCCATAAGGCCTTAAAGAATGGTCGGCTTTGTGATGATGGTATCTGGCGTCAAAAACTCGATGTTTACGATGTGGTGAAACAAGGCTTTGACCGCATTGATATCAGTATGCTGGAGAATGAATACTCCAAAGAAGAGTTTGATAATCTCTTTATGTGCAAGTTTATTGATGATGCCCACAGTGCCTTTAGCCTTAAGCAGTTGATGGCTTGCGTGGGTAATAGCAAAAAATGGACGGACTTCGATCCAACGTGGTCACGCCCTTATGCCATGAAGCCGGTGGTTATTGGTTTTGACCCTGCCCGAACGCGCGACATTGCTTCTGTTGTTGTGTTGAGTTTACCGCTTGGCCCTGATGATAAATTTCGCTTGTTGGAATCACTGAATCTAAGTGGTAACGATTTTGAAACCATGGCCAGTGAAATCAAAGAGCTCACACTTAAATACCATGTTGTGCATATCGGTGTTGACACAACCGGCATGGGCTTAGGTGTGTTTGAGTTAATACAAAAGTTCTTCCCGTTGGCCATGCCAATTCATTACAACCCGCACAACAAAAACAAGATGGTCATTAAAGCCTTAAACGTAATTGGTAAGGGCCGTTTTGAATTTGACGAAGGCTCAGTCATGGTTGCCAGCAGCTTTATTAATATTCGCAAAAAGGTGGTTGGTGATCAAATCAGTTATGCAACCAACCGCACCGCCGCCACTGGCCATGCAGATATAGCCTGGGCAATCATGCACGCCATGATTTACGAACCATTATCTGGTGACTGCTCAAGTACCAGAACATCAATAGGATTAGATGCAGCATAA
- a CDS encoding GPO family capsid scaffolding protein: MAQLRTIPLAIAAMGLTVDGREISEKDIDDIVTTYNYKKYGARINLDHEFNWSGWAAKNLLNVDINGGMLGDVIELTTAKNDEGIKVLYAVLSPNASFVQLNQADQAVYFSIEIDRDFMKSGQTYLTGLAVTDYPASTYTDRIHFSQNDNADNTHEADLNVNSTPSDTDLLKVSLALDEAAKPTKSLFKKLFNFNKDDDDMKREEFAAAMTDALGGPLLQFSQALEANTLATQALLAKQDTTTAPVDDANTDNLTDTSTDKPTAEFSAIDGKVNGLVEQIEALTKTVADAIKDPASTTTDGEEEHLGDNAKYHNLL; the protein is encoded by the coding sequence ATGGCTCAATTACGCACTATTCCACTTGCCATTGCTGCCATGGGGTTAACGGTAGATGGCCGTGAAATATCAGAAAAAGATATCGACGATATTGTCACGACTTACAACTATAAAAAATACGGTGCACGCATCAATTTAGACCACGAATTTAATTGGTCTGGTTGGGCAGCGAAGAACCTTTTAAACGTAGATATTAACGGCGGCATGCTCGGTGATGTGATTGAACTGACAACCGCTAAAAATGATGAAGGCATTAAAGTCTTGTATGCGGTGTTATCACCGAATGCGTCGTTTGTTCAACTAAACCAAGCCGATCAAGCGGTGTATTTCAGTATTGAAATTGACCGTGATTTTATGAAGTCAGGGCAAACCTATTTAACGGGGCTGGCCGTAACCGATTATCCGGCGAGTACCTACACCGACCGTATTCACTTTAGTCAAAATGACAACGCTGATAATACGCATGAAGCGGACCTTAATGTAAATAGCACACCCTCAGATACTGACCTATTAAAGGTGTCATTAGCATTAGACGAAGCGGCCAAACCAACCAAGAGCCTGTTTAAAAAACTCTTTAATTTTAATAAGGATGATGACGACATGAAACGCGAAGAATTTGCCGCCGCAATGACCGACGCACTCGGTGGACCCTTGCTGCAGTTTAGCCAAGCACTGGAAGCCAATACCCTCGCAACGCAAGCTTTATTGGCTAAGCAAGACACGACAACAGCACCGGTTGATGATGCGAATACCGACAACTTAACCGACACAAGTACGGATAAACCAACGGCTGAATTCTCGGCGATTGATGGCAAGGTTAATGGTTTGGTTGAGCAAATTGAAGCGCTCACTAAAACCGTGGCTGATGCAATCAAAGACCCTGCATCAACGACCACTGACGGTGAAGAAGAACACCTTGGTGACAATGCCAAATACCACAACCTTCTTTAG
- a CDS encoding phage major capsid protein, P2 family: MKLKTTQIFAAVVSALAVNYGVASVSEQFSVEPSIEQTLYDQVYQSAEFLQRIDTQMVDDLVGSSITAGISGGVTGRAGVETDETKSRSTKDPLGLTDREYRCYAVECDTHITWQRMDMWAKFPDFHSRFRAHVRQAIALDIIKIGWNGTSAAKFTDIATYPMMEDVNIGWLQLVRRDNAANVFADGEQKAGEIRIGAGGDYENLDQAVHDLLQAIPAHKRIGLVAIIGDELLSKEKNKLYAKQAHTPSEKDKIELEQIIETFGGLKAYKIPFFPDRGILITSFDNLSHYVQSGSTRTSIENNAKKKRVEDYQSRNDCYYINDMEKIAFFEADSVKLDKAKDPAVDAGDFDADNPAHWVWS; the protein is encoded by the coding sequence ATGAAGCTTAAAACAACACAGATTTTTGCCGCGGTGGTGTCTGCATTGGCTGTTAATTACGGGGTTGCCTCCGTATCTGAACAGTTTAGTGTCGAGCCGTCGATTGAACAGACGCTGTATGACCAGGTATATCAAAGTGCTGAATTCTTACAGCGTATCGATACGCAAATGGTTGATGATTTAGTCGGCAGTTCAATTACAGCCGGTATTAGTGGTGGCGTCACTGGTCGCGCTGGTGTGGAAACGGATGAGACTAAAAGCCGTAGCACCAAAGACCCGTTAGGTTTAACCGACCGTGAATACCGTTGTTATGCGGTTGAATGTGATACCCACATTACGTGGCAGCGCATGGATATGTGGGCGAAGTTCCCTGATTTTCACAGCCGTTTTCGCGCCCATGTACGTCAAGCCATTGCACTGGATATCATCAAGATTGGTTGGAACGGTACCAGCGCCGCTAAGTTCACGGATATTGCAACGTATCCAATGATGGAAGATGTGAATATCGGCTGGCTGCAATTGGTTCGCCGTGATAATGCCGCCAATGTCTTTGCTGACGGTGAGCAAAAGGCTGGTGAAATCCGTATCGGCGCGGGCGGTGATTATGAAAATCTTGATCAAGCCGTGCATGATTTACTGCAAGCTATCCCTGCGCATAAACGCATTGGTTTAGTGGCGATTATTGGTGACGAGCTGTTATCGAAAGAAAAGAACAAGCTCTATGCCAAACAAGCGCATACCCCCAGTGAAAAAGACAAGATTGAACTTGAACAGATCATTGAAACATTCGGTGGTTTGAAGGCGTATAAGATCCCGTTCTTTCCTGACCGTGGAATTTTAATTACCTCGTTCGATAACTTGAGTCACTACGTGCAATCGGGTTCAACACGTACCTCTATTGAAAATAACGCCAAGAAGAAACGCGTCGAAGATTATCAATCACGTAATGATTGTTACTACATCAACGACATGGAAAAGATCGCTTTCTTTGAAGCGGACAGCGTGAAGCTGGACAAAGCCAAGGATCCTGCGGTTGATGCTGGTGACTTTGATGCTGATAACCCTGCGCACTGGGTTTGGTCTTAG